DNA sequence from the Pseudoduganella plicata genome:
TTGCCCAGCTGGTGGAGCAGCTGCAGATGCTGATCCCCGGCCGCGCGCAGACGCCCGAGGCCGTCGACGCGGAGCTCGAAGCGCTGCGTGGCGCGGCGCCCGCGGAGGCTTGACGGCGTACTTCCGTGGCCCCGGCGACGCGCCCGTCTCCTGGTTACTCTTTCGGCTTGGTCCCCGCCTTGCGCGCGGCCGGCTTGCGCGCGGCATCGGTGTCGGCGGCGGTGTCGGCGGCGGTCTCTTTCGACGCTTCCGACGGCTGGACGCTGTTGTCCTGCGCCGTCGGCACCGGCGACGTCGGCGACACCTTGCCACCACTATCCGGCGCCACGGCCGAACTCACGGCCTGCGTGAACTGCTCCTGCAGCAGGTTCCACCACGCGGCCGGGTTGGCCATCTGTGCGGTGGCCGCGGTGGCGGCATCCGGCTTCGGGGGCACCTTCGCTTCCTCGGCCGGCCTGGCCGGCGCCTTGCCCGCAGCGGCTTTGGCCGGGTCGGCGTGCTGGAAGAACGCGGCGGCATACGGATTGTCGCGGCCCTGCTGCATCGCCTCGGCCATCGTCTGGCCCATCGTCTTCAAGGTGGCAATCGTATTGCGCTGCACCTCCAGCGCCTGGATGCTACTGCGCAGCATTGCCGTATTCAGGTTCAGCCATGATTCCACGGCCTTCAGGTCGCTGATTTTCTTGTCCAGCTCATCGACGGACAACGTGGGAGTGGCAAGGCTCGGCAGCGACATGCCGGGCACGCCCATGCTGCCCCACAGGTTCTTCACGAAATCCAGCGTGTCCGTCATCGCGGCAGCGCCGGGGATATTTGGCATTTGCGGTGTGCTCATCTTTGTCTCCTGAGGCAGCGCATCGGCGCTTCCAAAATGGCCCTGCAGGTCGGCGAGGGGCGGCGCCTAGCGTAGCAGATAGTTACCATCTGCGGAGTAAAAGTTACCCCTTGCGAAACGCAAGGCGTCGGCAGAGACGCTACACTACCGCCATGACGTCCGTTTCCTTCCTTGCCCGGCATCGCCGCGTACTGCTGCTCGGTGCAGTGACCGTGCTGCTGCATTACGTGACGATCGACTGGCTGGCCGCGCGCATCGGTATGCCGGACCATGAGCGGCCCGTCGTGCCGACCGTCAGCGCGCAACTGCGCCTGGCCCTGCCGCCACGGACCGAAACCGCGCAGCAGCGCGAGGCGCCCACGCCCACCCCCGCGCTGCCGCTGCCGAAGCGGACGTCGCGCCCCGCGCCGGCCGCACCCGCATCCGACGCGTCCGATGCGTCGGATGAAGGCACCGCCGCGACGGCCGATGACGGCGACGGCGTCCAGGGGGACGCGGCGGAAGCCGGACCCGCGCTACAATCCCAGGCACCGCAACCCGTCGCGCCCCTACCGGCACAGCCCCCCGCACCGCCTGCACCGGAGCCGGCGCCCGCTTCGGCGCCCGCGGCGGACAACGCGCCGGCGGGACGGCGCTTCCGCGTCAACCTGCCACCGCCCGCCGCGTTCGAACTGGAAGTGAAGCGCACGGATGCCGACGGGCGCAATTGGACCGGCGTGGCCGATATGCGCTGGCAAACGGACGGCAGCCGGTACAAGGTTGGCCTGAACGTGGGCATCAGCATGCTGGTGGCCCGTGTCGACCTGCTGACGCTGACCAGCGAGGGCACGATCGACGACGCCGGTATCGCCCCGGTCACGATGACGGAAAAGCGGCGCTCCCGTTCGATGACGGCCACGCACTTCCAGCACGACGAGCGGCGCATCACGTTTTCCGCCAGTACGGCCAGTGCGCCGCTGCTGGCCGGGGCACAGGACAAGGCGACGGTGCCGTTCCAGCTGGCGGCGATCGGCCGGGGCGACGTCAACCAGTTCGCCGGCGACATCGACCTCCAGGTGGGCGAGGACCGCAGCGCCACGATTTACCGGTTCCAGCTGGTGGGCGAGGAAGAGCTGGAGACGAAAATGGGGCGGCTGGTAACGTGGCGCCTGGCACGCCCGCCCCGGCCCGGCAGCTACAACGCGCGGCTCGACATCTGGCTGGCGCCCAGCCTGGACTGGTATCCGGTCCAGATCAGGAACACGGAAGGCAACGGCGCGGTCACGACGCAGACGGTCACGAAGATCCTGCGGCCCGCACAGTAACGAGACAAGGACTATCCATGCGCAGTACGACAGCACTCATCCTCCTGGCAACCCTTGGCGCCGCTGGCATGGCGCAGGCGGCCGATGACCACCCTAGCGTGAAACGGCCCTTCAACCTGCCGCCGCCGGGGGAACTGGTGTACTCCGTCAAGGCCAACAGCCATGGCATCCCGCTGGCCGGCAACGGCACGATCACGTGGCGCCACGGCGACGGCAAGTAC
Encoded proteins:
- a CDS encoding DUF3108 domain-containing protein — its product is MTSVSFLARHRRVLLLGAVTVLLHYVTIDWLAARIGMPDHERPVVPTVSAQLRLALPPRTETAQQREAPTPTPALPLPKRTSRPAPAAPASDASDASDEGTAATADDGDGVQGDAAEAGPALQSQAPQPVAPLPAQPPAPPAPEPAPASAPAADNAPAGRRFRVNLPPPAAFELEVKRTDADGRNWTGVADMRWQTDGSRYKVGLNVGISMLVARVDLLTLTSEGTIDDAGIAPVTMTEKRRSRSMTATHFQHDERRITFSASTASAPLLAGAQDKATVPFQLAAIGRGDVNQFAGDIDLQVGEDRSATIYRFQLVGEEELETKMGRLVTWRLARPPRPGSYNARLDIWLAPSLDWYPVQIRNTEGNGAVTTQTVTKILRPAQ
- a CDS encoding PhaM family polyhydroxyalkanoate granule multifunctional regulatory protein, which gives rise to MSTPQMPNIPGAAAMTDTLDFVKNLWGSMGVPGMSLPSLATPTLSVDELDKKISDLKAVESWLNLNTAMLRSSIQALEVQRNTIATLKTMGQTMAEAMQQGRDNPYAAAFFQHADPAKAAAGKAPARPAEEAKVPPKPDAATAATAQMANPAAWWNLLQEQFTQAVSSAVAPDSGGKVSPTSPVPTAQDNSVQPSEASKETAADTAADTDAARKPAARKAGTKPKE